A portion of the Lolium rigidum isolate FL_2022 chromosome 1, APGP_CSIRO_Lrig_0.1, whole genome shotgun sequence genome contains these proteins:
- the LOC124691592 gene encoding uncharacterized protein LOC124691592 isoform X2 — MQIRRRISKEPSSCRLGGQLDEKTVQPLPDIDYFSIEVLRASRDFFWSLLLCSPEYGRNYPRCIRKNYFFVLGQSCIKVAPNFVSPENLQECRLTEEFLPLPKCHRVNKNKLELGVGRDASGFEVC; from the exons ATGCAGATAAG ACGCCGCATCTCCAAAGAGCCTTCCAGCTGCCGACTTGGTGGTCAGCTTGACGAGAAAACTGTCCAACCACTTCCTGATATTGATTACTTCAGCATTGAG GTGCTCAGGGCCAGTCGAGATTTCTTCTGGAGCTTACTTCTTTGTTCTCCAGAGTATGGGCGAAATTATCCAAGATGCATCAGAAAAAACTATTTCTTTGTTCTTGGACAGTCATGTATAAAGGTTGCACCCAATTTTGTTTCTCCAGAAAATTTACAAGAATGCAGGCTAACGGAAGAATTTCTTCCCCTTCCAAAATGTCATCGGGTGAATAAAAATAAGCTAGAG CTTGGTGTCGGTCGTGATGCTTCTGGTTTTGAAGT GTGCTGA
- the LOC124691592 gene encoding uncharacterized protein LOC124691592 isoform X1 yields MNQFILTLRRISKEPSSCRLGGQLDEKTVQPLPDIDYFSIEVLRASRDFFWSLLLCSPEYGRNYPRCIRKNYFFVLGQSCIKVAPNFVSPENLQECRLTEEFLPLPKCHRVNKNKLELGVGRDASGFEVC; encoded by the exons ATGAACCAGTTCATCCTTACACT ACGCCGCATCTCCAAAGAGCCTTCCAGCTGCCGACTTGGTGGTCAGCTTGACGAGAAAACTGTCCAACCACTTCCTGATATTGATTACTTCAGCATTGAG GTGCTCAGGGCCAGTCGAGATTTCTTCTGGAGCTTACTTCTTTGTTCTCCAGAGTATGGGCGAAATTATCCAAGATGCATCAGAAAAAACTATTTCTTTGTTCTTGGACAGTCATGTATAAAGGTTGCACCCAATTTTGTTTCTCCAGAAAATTTACAAGAATGCAGGCTAACGGAAGAATTTCTTCCCCTTCCAAAATGTCATCGGGTGAATAAAAATAAGCTAGAG CTTGGTGTCGGTCGTGATGCTTCTGGTTTTGAAGT GTGCTGA